A DNA window from Mucilaginibacter xinganensis contains the following coding sequences:
- a CDS encoding head GIN domain-containing protein, whose amino-acid sequence MKKIHLIILALTAGITIAGIASCKLGCVHGSGNQKSEDRKVGSFKSISISGGFKVILKQDSSYAVKITADDNLLKYIRTEINGDMLKVFTKKNMCNTGEMTVNIGIRELEGLKASGAVEVESDGKINVHDLRFKLSGATKITMDLTANNVSTKGSGVTEVNLKGQASSHSIDLSGSGKIHAFDFVVNTCNIETSGVGHSEVNVLNSLNVRSSGASAVKYRGNPTIRNDKSGASSIEKAD is encoded by the coding sequence ATGAAAAAGATTCACTTAATAATATTGGCATTAACCGCAGGCATCACAATTGCCGGAATAGCATCGTGCAAACTCGGTTGTGTTCATGGCTCTGGCAATCAAAAATCTGAGGACCGTAAGGTTGGCAGTTTTAAATCTATCAGTATTTCGGGCGGCTTTAAGGTTATTTTAAAGCAGGATAGCTCGTATGCGGTTAAAATCACAGCTGATGACAACCTGCTTAAATATATCAGAACAGAAATAAATGGCGATATGCTTAAAGTTTTTACCAAGAAGAACATGTGCAATACCGGCGAAATGACGGTTAATATAGGCATACGCGAACTGGAAGGATTGAAAGCATCAGGAGCAGTTGAGGTTGAATCGGATGGCAAAATAAACGTGCATGACCTTCGCTTTAAATTGTCAGGGGCTACTAAAATAACAATGGATCTGACTGCCAATAATGTTTCTACAAAAGGAAGCGGCGTCACCGAGGTGAATTTAAAAGGCCAGGCCTCATCTCACAGCATTGACCTAAGCGGCAGTGGTAAAATCCATGCTTTTGATTTTGTTGTGAACACCTGCAATATTGAAACCTCCGGCGTAGGCCACAGTGAGGTTAATGTTTTAAACAGCCTGAATGTTCGCTCAAGCGGCGCATCTGCAGTTAAATACCGTGGTAACCCTACGATAAGAAACGACAAATCGGGAGCGTCATCAATTGAAAAAGCAGATTGA
- a CDS encoding RecQ family ATP-dependent DNA helicase yields the protein MTLQEILKHYWNHDTFRPMQEEIIKSILLGHDTLALLPTGGGKSICFQVPALAKDGLCIVVSPLIALMKDQVENLKARGIEAVSIVSGMGKREIDIALDSCIYGEVKFLYLSPERLLSELVRERIKYMKVNLIAVDEAHCISQWGYDFRPPYLHIADLRELHPDVPVLALTATATADVREDIQQKLLFKNAVVFQKSFERKNISYVVQNTEDKFRKLLDIAKGVKGSGIVYVRTRKETAEIAKFYTNNGIKADYYHAGLESGLRSKKQESWKTNHTQIIVATNAFGMGIDKPDVRFVIHKDMPESLEAYYQEAGRAGRDEQKAYGVLLYNYADRLRQENKFELSFPTIPEIKQVYHYLANYYHLAYEAGEGVSLDLDLGDFCSRFKLDSIKTINALKFLELDEYLSFNESVFLPSRFKFDVQNEELYNFQIQNPGWDAFIKNILRSYGGSFDNYVRIREFDLARRAGMNVQQVIEGLKQLNEYKILSYQQQTDMPQVTWLKPRQHNDALYINKKVIDDRKATYRRKMEAVFTYAELKKCRSQQLLTYFDEHNADKCGVCDVCLEEKRQNNAAEIFDDITSELIQILTTSSHDLGSLVNAAKSGTEKERIDTIRLLLDAGKIKFAGEKLVIS from the coding sequence ATGACATTACAGGAGATTTTAAAACATTATTGGAACCACGATACCTTCAGGCCCATGCAGGAAGAGATCATTAAATCTATTCTGCTGGGGCATGATACACTTGCGCTGCTGCCAACAGGCGGAGGTAAATCAATATGTTTCCAGGTTCCTGCTTTAGCAAAAGATGGGCTTTGTATTGTTGTTTCGCCGTTGATAGCTTTAATGAAAGACCAGGTTGAAAACCTGAAAGCCAGGGGTATTGAGGCCGTTTCCATCGTGTCCGGGATGGGAAAACGCGAAATTGATATCGCGCTGGATAGTTGTATTTACGGGGAGGTGAAGTTCTTATACCTTTCGCCGGAGCGTTTACTTTCTGAGCTGGTTCGTGAACGCATAAAATACATGAAGGTGAATTTGATTGCGGTTGACGAGGCCCATTGTATTTCGCAATGGGGTTATGATTTCCGGCCGCCTTACCTTCATATTGCTGATTTAAGGGAGTTGCACCCGGATGTGCCTGTACTTGCGCTTACTGCAACCGCAACCGCTGATGTTAGGGAAGATATTCAGCAAAAGCTATTATTTAAAAATGCAGTTGTTTTCCAGAAAAGCTTTGAACGTAAAAATATCAGTTATGTGGTTCAAAATACGGAAGATAAGTTTCGCAAGCTGCTTGACATAGCGAAAGGAGTTAAAGGCAGCGGGATTGTTTATGTGCGTACCCGCAAGGAAACTGCCGAAATAGCCAAATTTTATACAAATAATGGCATAAAGGCCGATTATTACCATGCCGGGTTGGAAAGCGGTTTGAGATCAAAGAAACAGGAAAGCTGGAAAACTAATCATACGCAAATAATAGTAGCCACCAACGCATTTGGAATGGGCATTGATAAACCCGATGTACGGTTTGTGATCCATAAGGATATGCCCGAAAGCCTGGAGGCCTATTATCAGGAAGCCGGAAGGGCAGGGCGGGATGAACAAAAAGCCTATGGAGTATTATTATATAACTATGCCGACAGGCTGAGGCAGGAAAATAAATTTGAACTGAGTTTTCCGACCATACCCGAAATTAAACAGGTTTACCATTACCTGGCCAATTATTACCATTTGGCCTATGAGGCAGGCGAGGGCGTAAGCCTTGACCTTGATCTTGGTGATTTTTGCAGCCGCTTTAAGCTGGATAGCATTAAAACTATAAACGCACTTAAGTTTTTAGAACTGGACGAATACCTGTCATTTAATGAAAGTGTTTTTTTACCATCGCGGTTTAAATTTGATGTGCAGAACGAGGAGTTGTATAACTTCCAGATCCAGAACCCGGGATGGGATGCATTCATCAAGAATATATTACGGTCATATGGAGGTTCGTTTGATAATTACGTCCGGATCAGGGAGTTTGATCTGGCCCGGCGCGCCGGCATGAACGTGCAGCAGGTAATTGAAGGCTTAAAGCAACTCAATGAATATAAGATATTAAGCTACCAGCAGCAAACGGACATGCCGCAGGTTACCTGGTTAAAACCACGGCAACATAATGATGCATTGTACATCAACAAAAAAGTAATTGACGATCGCAAGGCCACTTATCGCAGAAAGATGGAGGCTGTATTTACCTATGCGGAACTTAAAAAATGCCGCAGCCAACAGTTACTGACTTATTTTGATGAACACAACGCTGACAAGTGCGGTGTATGCGACGTATGCCTGGAAGAAAAGCGGCAAAACAATGCTGCTGAAATTTTTGATGACATTACCAGCGAGCTGATCCAAATTTTAACTACCTCGTCACATGATCTGGGGTCTCTGGTAAATGCCGCAAAAAGTGGAACGGAGAAAGAGCGGATAGATACCATAAGACTATTACTTGACGCAGGTAAGATAAAATTTGCAGGGGAGAAGCTGGTGATTAGTTAG
- a CDS encoding gluconokinase: MEYVLGIDIGTGSVKAVAVNLQFQSFADHQVYYPFSSPKPGYHEQDPEQIRAAFANVIKSIILKIGSAPLAVSLSSAMHSLIPVDELCRPLAPMITWADNRSAEIAKRLRGTNNGMAIYKATGTPLHAMSPLCKIIWIKENDPQLFSKTYKFISIKEYIWHHLFNVFEVDQSIASCTGLFDIEQLTWHTDALKLAGITIKSLSRVVATDYCRLYVAAEKNKYLLSPDTPFIIGASDGCLANLGSMADKPGIAAITIGTSGAVRVASSIPLPNEQSMTFNYILNKETFICGGPVNNGGIALQWWLKNINPEADERSYEQLFQQIATVPAGCNGLLFLPYLTGERAPIWDSESCGTFFGVKLPHTQAHFSRAVLEGICYALKDVLDAVQQTSAPITQINVSGGIVRADLWVQTLADITGKKMVVVQSEDASAIGAAFMALKSIGTIKDYPTSDFLGLKTFNPNLTNVAAYANGFVIFKQVYEDLKATMHKVYQYNG; this comes from the coding sequence ATGGAATATGTTTTGGGGATAGATATTGGCACCGGCAGTGTAAAGGCTGTGGCGGTAAATCTTCAATTTCAGTCATTTGCTGATCACCAGGTTTATTACCCCTTCAGTTCGCCCAAACCCGGTTATCATGAACAGGACCCAGAGCAGATCCGGGCTGCTTTTGCTAACGTTATAAAAAGCATTATCCTGAAAATAGGCAGTGCTCCATTGGCGGTGAGCCTGAGCAGCGCCATGCACAGCCTTATCCCTGTAGATGAGCTGTGCCGTCCTTTAGCACCGATGATAACCTGGGCCGATAACCGCAGCGCAGAAATAGCAAAACGATTAAGAGGCACAAACAATGGCATGGCTATATATAAAGCTACAGGTACCCCTTTGCACGCCATGTCGCCGCTGTGCAAAATCATCTGGATCAAGGAAAATGACCCTCAGCTTTTCAGTAAAACCTACAAGTTCATTTCCATAAAAGAATATATCTGGCACCATCTTTTTAACGTTTTCGAGGTAGATCAATCCATTGCATCCTGTACCGGTTTATTTGACATTGAGCAGCTTACCTGGCATACTGATGCCCTGAAGCTGGCGGGGATAACTATTAAATCTCTTTCAAGGGTGGTAGCAACAGATTATTGCCGGTTATATGTTGCCGCTGAAAAAAATAAATATCTGCTTAGTCCCGATACACCATTTATTATTGGTGCCAGTGACGGCTGCTTAGCCAACCTCGGCAGCATGGCTGACAAACCGGGTATTGCTGCCATTACCATTGGCACAAGCGGTGCCGTTAGGGTAGCCAGCAGCATCCCCTTGCCTAATGAACAGTCAATGACGTTCAACTATATACTAAATAAAGAAACATTTATTTGCGGCGGCCCGGTAAACAATGGCGGCATAGCGCTGCAATGGTGGTTAAAAAATATTAATCCCGAAGCGGACGAAAGGAGTTACGAGCAGCTTTTTCAACAAATAGCAACCGTACCGGCCGGCTGTAATGGCTTGCTGTTTTTGCCCTATCTAACTGGCGAACGCGCCCCTATCTGGGACAGCGAAAGTTGCGGTACTTTTTTTGGTGTAAAGTTACCGCATACCCAGGCTCATTTTTCGAGGGCGGTATTAGAAGGCATCTGTTACGCACTGAAAGATGTTTTAGATGCTGTGCAGCAAACTTCTGCACCCATTACCCAAATTAACGTAAGCGGCGGCATTGTGCGCGCTGACCTATGGGTACAAACACTGGCCGATATAACCGGCAAAAAAATGGTGGTAGTGCAAAGTGAAGATGCATCAGCTATTGGCGCGGCATTTATGGCTTTAAAAAGTATTGGCACTATTAAAGATTACCCAACCTCTGATTTTCTGGGGCTAAAGACTTTTAACCCCAACCTGACTAATGTTGCAGCTTATGCAAACGGGTTTGTTATTTTCAAACAGGTTTATGAAGATTTAAAGGCAACTATGCATAAAGTTTACCAATACAATGGTTAA
- a CDS encoding GIN domain-containing protein yields MKTQIITFFAVLVVAFGVTNSTFAGTAKNADDNYTVLTDISAINKIEVRGNVELYVSDGATDQVKVYNKYYSESALVKSKNGVLSIASYKAEKLVVWVTANDLRAISAFDNAQIKSFGNISKIEFDVDLPTMLLLN; encoded by the coding sequence ATGAAAACTCAAATCATAACTTTCTTCGCAGTGCTCGTTGTAGCATTCGGAGTAACAAATTCAACCTTCGCAGGAACTGCAAAAAATGCTGATGATAACTACACTGTATTAACCGACATCAGCGCGATCAATAAAATAGAGGTGCGCGGCAATGTTGAACTTTACGTTAGCGACGGTGCGACCGATCAGGTTAAAGTTTATAATAAATATTACAGCGAAAGCGCATTGGTTAAAAGCAAAAACGGCGTATTGAGCATCGCTTCATATAAAGCAGAAAAATTGGTGGTTTGGGTTACTGCAAATGACCTTCGCGCAATCTCTGCATTTGATAACGCACAGATAAAATCATTTGGTAATATTTCTAAAATTGAATTTGATGTTGACCTGCCGACAATGCTACTGCTAAATTAA
- a CDS encoding alpha/beta hydrolase-fold protein encodes MKKNIFCAFLLFSQSFLLFGQQKITFKTGVFIAPKATERHLFLAGDFNGWNPADKAWELAKDSTGAYHLFKELSKGIYHFKVTRGSWQTVECDKIGKPVDNRMLSINSDTTVTLNINGWQDNFAAEEKVHTASRQVHILNDKFDIPQLNRQRRIWIYLPADYLSSGKKIPVVYMNDGQNLFDSYTSGYGEWGIDEILDKFYGKKECIVVGIDHGGDFRITEYDPYDSKYGKGRGNDYVDFIVNTLKPYVDQHYRTRKDAAHTTIAGSSMGGLISMYAALKYPRIFGNAGIFSPAFWIAPRIYEYAGQQTLSKNSRFYFVCGDAESDSMVADMQKMGALIRNKVKDKQRSPVVIIPGAGHNEKQWSGDFPGFYEWLFRK; translated from the coding sequence GGACAGCAAAAAATCACCTTTAAAACCGGTGTTTTTATTGCTCCGAAAGCAACTGAGAGACACCTGTTTTTAGCGGGTGATTTTAACGGCTGGAACCCCGCCGATAAGGCCTGGGAATTAGCGAAAGATTCTACCGGGGCCTACCATCTTTTTAAGGAGCTTTCAAAAGGAATTTACCATTTCAAAGTTACCCGGGGCAGCTGGCAAACGGTTGAGTGTGATAAGATTGGGAAGCCTGTTGATAACCGTATGCTCTCAATTAATAGCGATACTACTGTAACGTTGAATATAAATGGCTGGCAGGATAATTTTGCCGCTGAAGAAAAGGTTCATACCGCAAGCAGGCAGGTGCATATCCTTAATGATAAGTTTGATATACCGCAGCTAAACAGGCAACGCCGTATTTGGATTTACCTGCCTGCGGATTACCTGTCATCAGGAAAAAAAATTCCGGTTGTCTATATGAACGATGGGCAGAATTTATTTGATAGCTATACATCAGGCTACGGCGAATGGGGTATTGATGAAATATTGGACAAGTTTTACGGCAAAAAAGAATGTATCGTAGTTGGGATTGATCATGGGGGGGATTTTAGAATAACGGAATACGATCCTTACGATTCGAAGTATGGGAAGGGCAGGGGTAATGATTATGTTGATTTTATAGTAAATACCCTTAAACCGTATGTTGATCAACACTACCGTACCAGGAAGGATGCGGCACACACAACCATTGCCGGCAGTTCAATGGGTGGGCTGATATCTATGTATGCTGCATTAAAATATCCTAGAATATTCGGAAATGCAGGAATATTCTCACCTGCTTTTTGGATTGCTCCGCGTATTTACGAATATGCCGGGCAACAAACACTATCGAAAAATTCCAGGTTCTATTTTGTTTGCGGAGATGCTGAAAGTGACAGTATGGTTGCTGATATGCAGAAAATGGGAGCCTTAATCCGAAACAAGGTTAAAGATAAACAACGTTCGCCGGTGGTAATTATACCGGGTGCCGGCCATAACGAAAAACAATGGAGTGGCGATTTTCCAGGCTTTTATGAGTGGCTTTTCCGGAAATAG
- a CDS encoding GIN domain-containing protein — protein sequence MKTKILSVITMFVVLAGLTNSTYASSLTKDAYTVLNDMSAINKIEVHGNVELYISDASSDQVKVYNKYYSESALVQNKNGVLRITSYKAEKLVVWVSANDLRSVSAYDNSQVKSFGNLSKIEFNVELHDNAEARLNLDAFNANVTVKDNARADLRGSATELNLNRDIESNVKSNNFAVAHFYENKVSFSAEISNEMIGM from the coding sequence ATGAAAACCAAAATTTTATCCGTAATTACAATGTTTGTTGTATTAGCAGGATTAACCAATTCAACTTATGCAAGTTCTTTAACAAAAGATGCCTACACCGTATTAAATGACATGAGCGCCATTAATAAAATAGAAGTTCACGGAAATGTTGAGCTTTATATTTCGGATGCGTCATCAGACCAGGTAAAAGTTTACAACAAGTACTACTCAGAAAGCGCCCTCGTACAAAATAAAAATGGCGTGTTGCGTATCACTTCATATAAAGCAGAAAAATTAGTGGTTTGGGTAAGTGCCAATGATCTTCGTTCTGTATCTGCTTATGACAACTCACAGGTTAAATCATTCGGTAACCTTTCAAAAATTGAATTTAACGTTGAATTACATGATAATGCTGAGGCAAGGTTGAATTTAGATGCTTTTAATGCAAACGTAACTGTAAAAGATAACGCAAGGGCTGATTTAAGAGGTTCGGCAACTGAATTAAACCTGAACAGGGATATCGAGTCGAATGTAAAAAGCAACAACTTTGCTGTAGCCCATTTTTACGAAAATAAGGTATCATTTTCTGCTGAGATCAGCAACGAAATGATAGGTATGTAA
- a CDS encoding GIN domain-containing protein yields MKTAFLTIFSALVLVSGIANSTYAATAKNDNNTYTVLTDISAINKIEVHGNVELFVSDASSDQVKVYNKYYSESALVQSKNGVLRITSYKAEKLVVWVSASDLRSISAYDNAEVKSFGNLSKIEFDVDLHDNASARLNLDTFSANVIVKDNAKADLKGSATELVVNKEIDSNVKSNNFTALHYTEVKNAYNNDLAGL; encoded by the coding sequence ATGAAAACCGCATTTTTAACCATATTCTCAGCCTTAGTTTTAGTGTCAGGAATAGCAAATTCAACATACGCAGCCACTGCAAAAAATGATAACAACACCTACACCGTGTTAACCGACATCAGCGCAATAAATAAAATTGAAGTCCACGGAAACGTTGAACTGTTTGTTTCTGACGCATCGTCTGACCAGGTAAAGGTTTATAACAAATATTATTCAGAAAGTGCTTTGGTACAGAGCAAAAATGGCGTGCTTCGTATTACATCATATAAAGCCGAAAAATTAGTGGTTTGGGTAAGTGCCAGTGATCTGCGTTCAATCTCAGCTTATGACAATGCCGAAGTAAAGTCATTTGGTAACCTCTCAAAAATTGAATTTGATGTTGACCTGCACGACAATGCTTCTGCCCGTTTAAACCTTGACACTTTCAGTGCTAACGTTATTGTGAAAGATAATGCAAAAGCTGACTTGAAAGGTTCAGCTACCGAATTGGTTGTTAATAAAGAAATTGATTCAAACGTAAAAAGCAACAACTTTACCGCCCTTCATTATACTGAAGTTAAAAATGCTTATAACAATGACCTTGCTGGTCTTTAA
- a CDS encoding DUF892 family protein, with amino-acid sequence MQNQPERSQKIHLGDTRLRKFFTDNLDKIYCAKKHMVDRFPEIAGHAHFSDLNHAIMETVDDVKKQIIRMDEIYERLGEQNSVAGCSGLAGMIEEAFTAISEQKDDTALRDMAILFYLQNMESVEIASFQVLQMMAVKMKNQEILQLLKENLDEAKDDRMLLLLITAKYVTS; translated from the coding sequence ATGCAAAACCAACCCGAGCGCTCCCAAAAAATACATTTAGGCGATACCCGCCTCCGTAAGTTTTTTACCGATAATCTCGATAAAATATATTGTGCCAAAAAACACATGGTAGATCGTTTTCCTGAAATAGCCGGCCATGCTCATTTCAGCGATCTGAACCATGCGATAATGGAAACTGTTGATGACGTAAAAAAACAGATCATCAGGATGGACGAGATTTACGAGCGCCTGGGGGAACAAAATTCCGTAGCGGGTTGCAGTGGCCTGGCAGGTATGATTGAAGAAGCTTTTACTGCAATAAGCGAGCAAAAAGACGATACCGCCTTAAGAGACATGGCCATTCTTTTTTACCTCCAAAACATGGAAAGCGTCGAAATCGCCTCCTTCCAGGTGTTGCAAATGATGGCTGTAAAAATGAAAAATCAGGAGATCCTTCAGCTGCTAAAAGAAAATCTTGACGAGGCCAAAGATGACCGGATGCTGTTATTGCTTATTACCGCCAAATATGTTACCAGCTAA
- a CDS encoding amidohydrolase family protein — MKVIYTTLLFLSVSLSLFAQKWNIENTPGPSKKITITTDEGTWLNLDVSPDGKTIVFDLLGDIYSLPVSGGKATLLAGGKAWEVQPRFSPDGKLISYTSDKEGGDNIWLMNADGSGKHAITKESFRLLNNASWTPDGQYLVARKHFTGTRSLGAGEIWLYHKTGGEGIQLTKRKNDQQDAGEPIVSPDGKFIYWSEDVTPGPNFEYNKDPNKGIYAIKRLNRQTGDIEEVTGGAGGACRPQISPDGKLLAFVKRVRLKSVLFIHNLNTGEEWPVYDGLSHDQQETWAIFGVYPNFNWTPNSNNLIFYANGKIWNLDISLLNTTQIPFEVSTTQTITEALHFQQKVFQDEFTVKMIRQATTSPDGKVIAFNAAGHIYTKSLPDGKPTRITATTDFEYEPAFSPDGKSLVYVNWTDELKGSINKIDLATGLVTRLTAEKGYYYSPKFSNKGDKIIFRKGEGNGTSGYTFGKNPGIYTLPANGGKPKFIINNGIYPQFSTDDAKIYYQSEEGDKKAYKAMDTTGANQQTLYTSKYATQFNPSPDGKWMAFTELFNCYITPMVYTGSPQELSASNKAIPLNKLTRDAGTYLHWSKDSQKLMWTLGPKYFVKDIRNAFPFTDAGSDKTPAIDTAGTDINLKVKTDVPTGIIAFKNARIITMKGDEVIDNGTIIITQNTISAIGKSDAIVVPDSAKVYDLSGKTIMPGIVDVHGHLGTSPDGISPQQDWHYYANLAFGVTTSHDPSSNTEMVFSQNEMLKAGTMVGPRVYSTGTILYGADGDFKAVINSLDDALSNIRRLKAVGAFSVKSYNQPRREQRQQVIEAARQLQMEVVPEGGSTFFTNMNMILDGHTGIEHNIPVWPVYKDVKTLWNASKTGYTPTLIVSYGTQFGENFWYDRSEVWKNEHLLNFTPQAIIDARSRRRSTAEYGDYGHIEVSKYVKQIADGGTKVNLGAHGQLQGLGAHWELWMLAQGGMTPLQAIRCATMNGAFYLGMDKEIGSLELGKLADMIVLNANPLDNIHNSEKIKYVMVNGRLYDADSMNEIGNREKPRLRFWWQLNRGAIADLPVGNTETYQFTTQDGD; from the coding sequence ATGAAAGTTATCTACACTACACTCCTGTTTCTCTCGGTTTCCCTTAGTTTATTTGCACAAAAATGGAACATAGAAAACACGCCGGGCCCTTCAAAAAAAATAACAATAACAACAGATGAAGGCACCTGGTTGAATTTGGATGTAAGCCCCGATGGCAAAACAATAGTTTTTGACCTGCTGGGCGATATTTACAGCTTACCGGTTAGTGGTGGTAAAGCCACTTTACTAGCCGGCGGAAAGGCCTGGGAAGTGCAACCACGCTTTAGCCCTGACGGGAAACTGATATCCTATACAAGTGATAAAGAAGGTGGTGATAATATATGGCTGATGAATGCTGACGGAAGTGGCAAACACGCTATTACTAAAGAAAGCTTCAGGTTGTTAAATAATGCGTCATGGACTCCCGATGGTCAATACCTGGTAGCCAGGAAACATTTTACCGGCACCCGTTCATTAGGCGCAGGCGAAATCTGGCTTTACCATAAAACCGGGGGCGAAGGAATCCAACTAACTAAGCGGAAGAACGACCAGCAGGATGCCGGCGAGCCTATAGTTTCACCAGATGGCAAATTCATTTACTGGAGCGAAGACGTTACGCCCGGACCTAATTTTGAATACAACAAAGACCCCAATAAAGGTATCTACGCCATAAAAAGACTTAATCGCCAAACCGGGGACATTGAAGAGGTAACAGGTGGTGCAGGTGGTGCCTGCCGCCCGCAAATCTCGCCCGATGGCAAACTGCTTGCATTTGTTAAGCGGGTAAGGTTAAAATCAGTGCTGTTTATTCATAATTTAAATACAGGAGAAGAATGGCCCGTTTATGATGGGCTGTCACATGATCAGCAGGAAACATGGGCTATTTTCGGTGTTTACCCAAACTTTAACTGGACCCCGAACAGCAATAACCTGATCTTTTACGCAAACGGAAAAATCTGGAACCTGGACATTTCATTACTGAATACCACGCAGATCCCTTTTGAAGTAAGCACAACGCAAACCATTACCGAAGCGCTGCACTTTCAGCAAAAGGTTTTCCAGGATGAATTTACAGTAAAGATGATTCGCCAGGCAACCACCTCTCCGGACGGTAAAGTTATTGCTTTTAATGCGGCTGGACATATTTACACCAAGAGCCTTCCGGATGGTAAACCCACCCGAATAACCGCTACAACAGATTTTGAATACGAACCGGCATTTAGCCCGGATGGCAAATCATTAGTGTATGTTAACTGGACTGATGAATTAAAAGGTTCAATAAATAAGATTGACCTGGCCACCGGACTTGTAACCCGGCTTACTGCCGAAAAAGGTTACTATTATTCGCCAAAGTTTTCAAACAAAGGCGATAAGATAATTTTCAGAAAAGGCGAGGGCAATGGAACTTCGGGCTATACGTTCGGTAAAAACCCCGGCATTTATACGCTTCCTGCCAATGGCGGTAAACCTAAATTTATTATTAATAACGGTATATATCCGCAATTTTCTACCGATGACGCTAAGATCTATTATCAAAGTGAGGAGGGCGACAAAAAAGCTTATAAAGCAATGGATACTACGGGTGCTAACCAGCAAACCCTTTACACGTCCAAATATGCCACACAGTTCAATCCAAGTCCTGATGGTAAATGGATGGCTTTTACTGAGTTATTTAATTGCTATATAACTCCTATGGTATATACCGGCAGCCCGCAGGAGTTATCGGCGTCAAACAAAGCTATCCCGTTAAATAAACTTACCCGCGATGCCGGAACTTACCTGCACTGGAGTAAAGACAGCCAGAAGCTGATGTGGACGCTCGGTCCAAAATATTTTGTTAAGGATATTCGCAACGCGTTTCCTTTTACCGATGCAGGAAGCGACAAAACGCCGGCCATTGATACAGCTGGAACAGACATCAACCTAAAAGTAAAAACAGACGTCCCCACCGGTATTATCGCATTTAAAAATGCACGGATAATTACCATGAAAGGCGACGAGGTGATTGACAACGGAACAATTATTATTACCCAAAATACAATTTCGGCAATTGGAAAATCAGATGCCATTGTGGTGCCTGACAGTGCGAAAGTTTACGATTTAAGCGGAAAAACAATAATGCCGGGTATTGTTGATGTGCATGGTCACCTCGGCACCAGTCCGGATGGAATTTCGCCGCAGCAGGACTGGCATTACTACGCTAACCTGGCCTTTGGTGTTACCACCAGCCATGATCCGTCGAGCAACACGGAGATGGTTTTTAGTCAGAACGAGATGTTAAAAGCCGGTACAATGGTTGGCCCGCGGGTTTACTCGACCGGAACCATATTATATGGGGCTGATGGCGACTTTAAAGCCGTGATCAACAGCCTTGATGATGCCCTTTCAAATATCCGCAGGTTGAAGGCGGTTGGTGCGTTTTCGGTAAAAAGCTATAATCAGCCACGCCGCGAACAGCGCCAGCAGGTTATTGAGGCAGCGCGCCAGTTGCAAATGGAAGTTGTTCCCGAAGGAGGATCGACATTTTTCACTAATATGAATATGATATTGGACGGGCATACCGGCATTGAGCACAACATACCAGTTTGGCCTGTTTACAAAGACGTAAAAACATTGTGGAACGCCAGCAAAACCGGCTATACGCCTACGCTGATTGTGAGCTACGGCACTCAGTTTGGTGAAAACTTTTGGTATGACCGTTCTGAGGTATGGAAAAACGAGCACCTGTTAAATTTTACGCCACAAGCTATTATTGACGCACGGTCAAGGCGGCGGAGTACGGCTGAATATGGCGATTATGGCCATATTGAAGTATCAAAATATGTTAAACAGATTGCAGATGGCGGCACTAAGGTTAATTTGGGCGCGCATGGGCAGCTGCAGGGGCTTGGCGCTCACTGGGAACTTTGGATGCTTGCGCAGGGCGGTATGACGCCTTTACAAGCTATCCGTTGCGCCACAATGAATGGAGCGTTCTATCTGGGCATGGATAAAGAAATTGGTTCGCTGGAACTTGGTAAACTGGCTGATATGATTGTATTAAACGCTAACCCACTTGACAATATCCATAACAGTGAAAAAATAAAATACGTGATGGTTAACGGGCGATTGTATGACGCAGATTCAATGAACGAGATCGGCAACCGCGAAAAACCACGTTTACGCTTCTGGTGGCAGTTAAATAGAGGCGCGATAGCTGACTTGCCGGTTGGAAATACAGAAACTTACCAGTTTACAACGCAGGATGGCGATTAG